The DNA region CTTCGGCCTCAAGTGCGACTCGTGTCACACGACGACGGCCTGGGCGCCGGCCCAGCTTGTCCAACACATCTTCCCGCTCGATCACGGCGGCCAGGGCGAGATCGCCTGCGCCACCTGCCACACCAACACCTATACCACTTACACCTGTTACGGTTGCCACGAGCACGACCCGGCCAAGACTCAGGATGAGCACCAGAACGTGGACCTGGGCAACCACGAACTTGACGACTGCGCCGCCTGCCACGCAACCGGCCAGAAACAGGAAGGGAGCAACTAACAATGAGCTTCTTTAAAAATCTCTTTGGACTGACCCCGGCCCCGGCAACGTTTGAAGGCGACCGGCGAGTGATCTCCGATCCCATGCGATGTGTGCAGTGCGGCGTGTGCGGCTACAACTGCCCGGTGGGCATCATGGTGCGCGATTACGCCCGCATCGGCCAGATGGTGGACGACCCCAACTGCGTGCAGTGCGGCCAGTGCATTGACGCCTGCCCGCGCGGCACCCTGCGCTGGAACACGCAAAACGAACCGCAACTGGCTGCCATGATCATGGCCGAAAGCGAGTTGACCCGATGACGCGCTATCTCATCATTGGCAACGGAGCCACCGGGGTCACCGCCGCCGAAGAAATTCGCGCCCACGACCGGCAGGGCCGGATCACTCTCATCAGCGCCGAGCCGTATCCGATGTACTCGCGGCCCGGCCTGGCTTATGTGATCATCAACGAGATTCCCGAAAAGCAAGTGATTGCCCGGCGACCGGAGTGGTACACCCGGCAACAGATCAAAGTCGTGTACGGAAGCGTCACTAAAGTGGAAGCCGCCTTGCGCCAAGTGGCGCTGGCCGACGGCAGACGCCTGCCTTACGACAAGCTTCTCATCGCCACCGGCGCGCGCGCCGTTCCGCTCCCCTACCCCGGCTCAGAACTGGATGGCGTCGTCTTTCTCGACACGCTCGACGGCACTCGCGAGCTAATCAACAAAGCCAAAGCGGCCAAACGGGCCGTCGTCATCGGCGGCGGCATCACCGCCCTGGAAATGGCCGAAGGGCTGGCCCATCACCGCCTCGACACCCATTACTTTGTTCGCAAGTCTACCCTGTGGTCAACTGTGTTCAACGACGTCGAGTCCAAAATGCTCGAAGCGCGCATGATCGAGCACGGCGTCAAGATTCACTACAACACCGAGATCGCCGAAGTGCTGGGCGACAAGCGCGGGCGGGTGGCGGGCGTAAAACTGACCAACGGCTCTATTTTCAAGTGCGACCTGGTCGGAGCCGGGATCGGCGTCAAGCCGCAACTCGATCTCATTCGTGGCACGCCCATCAAGACCGATCG from Chloroflexota bacterium includes:
- a CDS encoding 4Fe-4S binding protein — encoded protein: MSFFKNLFGLTPAPATFEGDRRVISDPMRCVQCGVCGYNCPVGIMVRDYARIGQMVDDPNCVQCGQCIDACPRGTLRWNTQNEPQLAAMIMAESELTR
- a CDS encoding NAD(P)/FAD-dependent oxidoreductase, whose protein sequence is MTRYLIIGNGATGVTAAEEIRAHDRQGRITLISAEPYPMYSRPGLAYVIINEIPEKQVIARRPEWYTRQQIKVVYGSVTKVEAALRQVALADGRRLPYDKLLIATGARAVPLPYPGSELDGVVFLDTLDGTRELINKAKAAKRAVVIGGGITALEMAEGLAHHRLDTHYFVRKSTLWSTVFNDVESKMLEARMIEHGVKIHYNTEIAEVLGDKRGRVAGVKLTNGSIFKCDLVGAGIGVKPQLDLIRGTPIKTDRAILVNEYLETSEPNIYAAGDCAQIWDRWTQKHTLDVLWPTAIAAGRIAGANMTGKRLPYLKGTPFNACLLFGLHITAIGQLGGTRDEAEPEIFQHLSRGASEIWATQPRAYASAWSQSGPNTIRLALSGERLVGALVVGEQTLADPLRDLIERQVDIRPIRSHLEAGGPAMNRAIKKFWEGARAKPPAGAALSTLSPY